One window of the Zea mays cultivar B73 chromosome 3, Zm-B73-REFERENCE-NAM-5.0, whole genome shotgun sequence genome contains the following:
- the LOC100280707 gene encoding osmotin-like protein precursor gives MASPKPLLLLATSFLSCGLLVAADYAPMTLTVVNNCPYPVWPGIQANSGHDVLEGGGFFLPPLSHKSFPAPAHPWSGRIWARTGCAGAGAQLHCATGDCGGRLQCGGLGGAAPATLA, from the coding sequence ATGGCTTCTCCCAAGCCGCTCCTCCTGCTCGCCACCTCGTTCCTGAGCTGCGGCCTCCTGGTGGCCGCCGACTACGCCCCAATGACCCTGACCGTGGTGAACAACTGCCCCTACCCGGTGTGGCCGGGCATCCAGGCCAACTCCGGGCACGACGTCCTGGAGGGCGGCGGCTTCTTCCTCCCGCCGCTCTCCCACAAGTCCTTCCCGGCGCCGGCCCACCCCTGGTCCGGCCGCATCTGGGCGCGCACGGGCTGCGCGGGCGCCGGCGCGCAGCTCCACTGCGCCACGGGCGACTGCGGCGGGCGGCTCCAGTGCGGCGGGCTCGGCGGCGCGGCGCCCGCGACGCTGGCGTAG